The Sphingomonas naphthae nucleotide sequence GGGGCATCGAAGGGGCTCGCCCGTGGCGACTGATCCGTTCGACCTGAATCTGCGTCATCTGCGCGCCTTGCTCGCCATCGAGGAGCATGGCAGCATCACCACCGCCGCCGACGTGGTGAGCCTCTCGCAACCGGCGCTGACGCAGGGCCTCGCCAAGATCGAGCGCCAGTTCGGCTATGTCCTGTTCGAGCGGCGATCGGGGGGCATGGTGGTGACGCCCGTCGGCCGCATCGTCGTCGATCGCGTGCGCGCGGCGATCGATCATCTGGCGGGCGGCGCCAAGGGGCTGACGCGGGTGTTCCAGCATCCCGAGCGGCTGATGACGATGACCCAGCTGCGCGCCTTCCTTGCGCTGGCCGAGGCGGGCAGCTTCACCGCCGCCGCGCACGGCACCGGCCTGTCGCAGACCGCCGTCCACCGCGCGGTCGGCGATCTGGAACAGGTGATCGGCGGCGAACTGGTCGAGCGGCGCGGGCGCGGCGTGTGGCTCAACGCGGCGGGCAAGCGCCTGTCGCGCGGGATCCGGCTGGCGGTGGGCGAACTCAACGCGGCGCTGGCCGAGCTGGGGCTGGAGACGGCGGGTGAGCTGATCGCTTTCGGCGCGCTGCCGCTGTCGCGCCCCTTCCTGGTGCCCGCCGCCATGGCGCGGCTGGCGCAGGAGCAGCCGCAATCGCGCTTCGAGGTGGTAGAAGGCAGCTGGCGCGAACTGGTGGAGCCGCTGCGCGACGGGCGGATCGACCTGATCGTCGGCGCGGTGCGGCCGTTCGACATCACCGATCTGCATCAGGTGCCGCTCTACGAGGATCGGCTGGTGATCGCGGTCGGCAGCCAGCATCCGCTCGCCGGGCCGGACATGCCCTCGCTCGATGTGCTGGCCTCCTATCCCTGGATCGTCCCGCCGGCGAACACGCCGCTGCGCGGCATCTGGGAGCGATTGTTCGAGGGGCGGCCGCTGCCCGCCACGCCGATCGAATGCGGATCGGTTATGATCATCGGCCGGCTGCTGACCGAGGGCAATTTCCTCACCCTGCTGTCGCCCGATCAGGTGGCGTTGCAGATCCGTCTCGGGCTGCTCGCCCGCGTCGGCCCGCCGCTCGCAGAGAGCACCCGCATGATCGGCATCACCACCCGCCGCAGCTGGCGCCCGACGGCGATGCAACGCCGCTTCATCGAACTGCTGGGCGAGGTGGGCACGACCGCGCGCGAGAACGACCCCGACGCGCGAATGCTGGGCTGGGTGTAAGGAAATCCTCCCCTGCAAGGGGAGGGGGACCATCGGCGCAGCCGATGGTGGAGGGGTGACCCGCTCTCGATGGCGCGATACCCCTCCGTCAGCCCTGACGGGCTGCCACCTCCCCTTGCAGGGGAGGATTGAAGGCCCTCAATCCAGCTTGATCCAGACCGCCTTGGTCTCGAGATAATCCTCGATGTGGTGGATGCCGGATTCGCGCCCGAAGCCGCTGACGCCATAGCCGCCGAACGGCACCGCCGGGTCGAGCATCTGGTAGCAATTGATCCATACCGATCCCGCGCGGATGCCGCGTGCCATGCGGTGCGCGGTCGAGAGATCGCGGGTCCAGACGCCGCTGGCCAGGCCGAATTCGGTGGCGTTGGCGCGCTCCAGCACTTCCTCGGCCGTGTCGAAGCTGAAAGCGGACAGGACGGGGCCGAAGATTTCCTCCCGTGCGATCGTCATGCTGTCCTCGACGCCGTCGAAGATGGTCGGTTCGATGAAGAAGCCCTTGTCGTGATAGTCGCCGCTCATCCGCCGGCCGCCGACGAGCGCGGTGGCGCCTTCCTTGCCGCCGACGTCGATATAGCCGAGGATCTTCTCCATCTGCTGGCTCGATACGACCGGGCCGATCGCGGTTTCGGGATCGAGCGGATCGCCGACCTTGATGGTGCGGGTATAGGCCGCGAGCCGCTCCATGAACTCCTCGCGGATCGAGGATTGCACGAACAGGCGCGTGCCGGCCGAGCAGATCTGGCCCGAATTGGCGAACACGGCGGTCGCGGCGGCGGGCACCGCCTTGTCGAGATCGGCATCGGCGAACACGATATTGGGCGATTTGCCGCCCAGTTCGACGGTGACGCGCTTCATCGTCGAGGCGGCGGCGCGGATGATCTTCTCGCCCACGCCGGTCGATCCGGTGAAGGAGATCTTGTCCACGCCCGGATGCGACGACAGCGCCGCGCCGACCGCGCCCAGCCCGGTGACGACGTTGATGACGCCCTCCGGCACGCCCGCTTCCAGGCACAATTCGCCGAAGCGCAGCGCCGACAGCGGCGATTGTTCGGCGGGCTTCATCACCATCGTACAGCCGCTGGCCAGCACCGGCCCGGCTTTCCACACCGACATGCCGACCGGCCCGTTCCACGGGTTGATCGCCGCGACCACGCCCATCGGCTCCTTCAGCGTGTGCGACAGCACGTCGCCGGCGGCCGAATTGGGCAGCGTCTCGCCATGGATGGTGGTCACCTGGCCCGCATAATAGCGCAGCAGCGCGCCGGCGCGCGCGCGGCCGAGCGTGCTGCGCGACAAGGGCGAGCCGATGTCGAGCGTGTCGAGCATCGCCAATTCGTCGAAATGCGCCTCCACCAGATCGGCCAGCCGCAGCATGATCTTCTGCCGCTCGGCGGGCTTCAGCCTGCTCCACGGGCCGGTCAGCGCCTTGCGCGCGGCGGCGACGGCGCGGTCGACGTCGGCCTCAGCACCCTCCGCCACCTGCGCGAGCAATTCGCCGGTCGCGGGATTGCGCGTCTCGAAACGCTTGCCCGACAGCGCGGGGACGCGCTGGCCACCGATCAGCATGTCCTGCTCGATCCGGTCGAGGAAGGCCGGGCGGACGATCTTGCCAAGTTCCATGATACTCTCCGTCAGGTCGCCGGTCAGGCGGCGATGTTCGATTTGGCGCTGTCTTCGCGGATGAATTGCGCGGCCCGCTGGGCGATCATCATCGTGGGCGCGCTGGTGTTGCCGCTGATGATGCTGGGCATCACCGACGCATCGACCACGCGCAGGCCCGATACGCCGCGCACCCGCAGGCGATGATCCACCACCGCCATGGGATCGTCGTCCGGCCCCATCTTGCAGGTGCCGGTGGGGTGGTAGGCGGTGTTGACGATCTTGCGCAGCGCCGCCTCGATCTCGGCATCGCTCTGGGCGGCCGCGCCGGGCTCGATCTCGGCGCCCGACAGAGCGGCCAGCGCCGGCTGCTGGGTGATGCGCCGCGCTTCGCGGAAGCCCCGGATCAGCGTGTCCATATCTTCGCGATGGGCGAAGAAATTGGGGTCGATCACCGGCTTGTCCTGCGGCCGCGCGCTGGCGAGCTTGACCGAGCCGACGCTGAGCGGACGCAGCAGCTGCGTCAGGATCATATAGCCATGGTCGGAAGGGATGACCCGCGCATTGGCCTTCAGGCCGACGAGGAAGGTCATCTGGATATCCGGCCGCCCGCTGCCGTCGGTCGAGACGAAGCCGCCCGCCTCGGCCACGTTGGAGGCGAGCATGCCGTCGCCGCGCAGCAGATAGCGCAACGGGCTGAGCGCGATGCGCGGCAGGGCGCGGGCGGACAGGGCGTAGGATTCGGCCGTGGGATTCTCGACCGAGATATGGACGGTCGGGTGATCCTGGA carries:
- a CDS encoding aldehyde dehydrogenase family protein translates to MELGKIVRPAFLDRIEQDMLIGGQRVPALSGKRFETRNPATGELLAQVAEGAEADVDRAVAAARKALTGPWSRLKPAERQKIMLRLADLVEAHFDELAMLDTLDIGSPLSRSTLGRARAGALLRYYAGQVTTIHGETLPNSAAGDVLSHTLKEPMGVVAAINPWNGPVGMSVWKAGPVLASGCTMVMKPAEQSPLSALRFGELCLEAGVPEGVINVVTGLGAVGAALSSHPGVDKISFTGSTGVGEKIIRAAASTMKRVTVELGGKSPNIVFADADLDKAVPAAATAVFANSGQICSAGTRLFVQSSIREEFMERLAAYTRTIKVGDPLDPETAIGPVVSSQQMEKILGYIDVGGKEGATALVGGRRMSGDYHDKGFFIEPTIFDGVEDSMTIAREEIFGPVLSAFSFDTAEEVLERANATEFGLASGVWTRDLSTAHRMARGIRAGSVWINCYQMLDPAVPFGGYGVSGFGRESGIHHIEDYLETKAVWIKLD
- a CDS encoding LysR family transcriptional regulator, whose protein sequence is MATDPFDLNLRHLRALLAIEEHGSITTAADVVSLSQPALTQGLAKIERQFGYVLFERRSGGMVVTPVGRIVVDRVRAAIDHLAGGAKGLTRVFQHPERLMTMTQLRAFLALAEAGSFTAAAHGTGLSQTAVHRAVGDLEQVIGGELVERRGRGVWLNAAGKRLSRGIRLAVGELNAALAELGLETAGELIAFGALPLSRPFLVPAAMARLAQEQPQSRFEVVEGSWRELVEPLRDGRIDLIVGAVRPFDITDLHQVPLYEDRLVIAVGSQHPLAGPDMPSLDVLASYPWIVPPANTPLRGIWERLFEGRPLPATPIECGSVMIIGRLLTEGNFLTLLSPDQVALQIRLGLLARVGPPLAESTRMIGITTRRSWRPTAMQRRFIELLGEVGTTARENDPDARMLGWV